In the genome of Gloeotrichia echinulata CP02, one region contains:
- a CDS encoding AAA domain-containing protein: MQRWKNREKFSIIQAELPRLNKEVNKKRKHLPIRKLLNDKQRGIPNLVKALKPCWMMSPLSVSQYINADEVHFDVLIFDEASQLRTEDVVPSIIRADQVIVIGDRKQLPPTSVFVTGDSEEDLDDEDDASYESVLDECSNFMFGRTLKWHYRSQDERLIAFSNKHFYDSQLVTFPNPIQNPDLGVWFKHVPDGVYDRGGRTDNRKEAEVVAQLALEHFQRVRDQSLGIIAFSEAQADAIQEQIEILGKDNPDFDAFCSDRSPHYFLKALENVQGDERDAIILSVGYGRDSQGKLHLNFGPIKNPGGERRLNVAITRAKSKITLVSSILADDIDLTHSKSEGLRLLRDYLEYAASGGERLEGNYYTDKLKFDSPFEEDVYHALVERGYTIRSQVGCSGYRIDLAVVNKNRPGEFLLGIECDGASYHSSPTARDRDRLRQQVLERLGWKIHRIWSTDWFRNKPAQVKLLIEKIERLQQINLYTERPR; encoded by the coding sequence GTGCAGCGTTGGAAAAATCGCGAAAAGTTCTCAATTATTCAAGCTGAGTTACCAAGGTTAAATAAAGAAGTAAACAAAAAAAGGAAACATTTACCTATTCGTAAACTCCTGAATGACAAACAAAGGGGGATACCAAATCTGGTAAAAGCTTTAAAGCCTTGCTGGATGATGAGTCCGCTTTCCGTTAGTCAATATATTAATGCTGATGAGGTTCATTTTGATGTTCTCATTTTTGATGAAGCTTCTCAGCTGCGTACAGAGGATGTTGTGCCGTCGATTATTCGCGCTGATCAAGTAATTGTCATTGGGGATAGAAAACAACTTCCTCCCACGTCAGTTTTTGTAACGGGAGACAGCGAAGAAGATTTAGATGATGAGGATGATGCAAGCTATGAAAGCGTTTTGGATGAATGTTCAAATTTTATGTTTGGACGCACACTAAAATGGCATTATCGCAGTCAAGATGAACGCTTGATAGCTTTTTCTAATAAACATTTCTATGACTCTCAATTAGTCACATTTCCCAACCCAATTCAAAATCCAGATTTGGGAGTCTGGTTTAAGCATGTTCCCGATGGGGTATATGATCGCGGTGGGCGCACAGATAATCGCAAGGAGGCTGAAGTAGTTGCTCAGTTAGCATTAGAGCATTTTCAACGGGTTCGGGACCAATCTCTGGGTATTATTGCCTTTAGCGAAGCTCAAGCTGATGCTATTCAAGAGCAAATAGAGATTTTGGGGAAAGATAATCCCGATTTTGATGCATTTTGTAGCGATCGCTCACCTCACTATTTTCTCAAAGCACTGGAAAATGTCCAAGGTGATGAGCGTGATGCAATTATACTCAGTGTTGGCTATGGTCGTGATTCTCAAGGTAAGCTTCATCTCAACTTTGGCCCTATTAAAAACCCAGGTGGAGAACGACGGCTGAATGTGGCTATTACAAGAGCAAAAAGTAAAATTACATTGGTTTCTTCTATCTTAGCTGATGACATTGATTTAACACACAGCAAAAGCGAAGGTTTAAGATTACTGCGCGATTATCTAGAGTACGCAGCCAGTGGAGGGGAACGACTGGAAGGTAATTATTATACAGATAAGCTGAAATTTGACTCACCATTTGAAGAAGATGTTTACCACGCCTTAGTAGAACGGGGATACACCATTCGTAGCCAAGTCGGATGCTCAGGATACCGGATTGACCTAGCTGTAGTCAATAAAAATCGCCCTGGTGAGTTTTTATTGGGTATCGAGTGTGATGGTGCATCATACCACAGTTCACCGACCGCAAGAGATCGCGATCGCCTGAGACAACAGGTGCTCGAAAGGCTAGGTTGGAAAATTCACCGCATTTGGTCAACGGATTGGTTTCGTAACAAACCCGCTCAAGTGAAGCTCTTGATAGAAAAAATTGAACGGCTACAACAAATAAATCTTTATACCGAAAGACCGCGCTGA
- a CDS encoding DUF4011 domain-containing protein — MRQSTPDVQYNLVQKIAKWKAGLADLGRRNPLIKFRQDSPRTLEILTEEPDIVFQKLKEEKNALNFQMLDSEYQDTLPTQKIQALPTAKNPLELITRQTGNEQLKRFKKLRAEARKSIEERGVNSLFLALGTLTWYDKDKPEDALLSPLILIPVDLIKESRRDIYKISALEDDIVLNPTLALKLKQSFGIELPEIEAIQELTYDEIITQIRELLAAQKTWEIKENVFLSLFSYAKAAMVRDIIENEARIFSHPILQAISGDLTKYQSSYREPLPASALDSQIKPERIFQILDADSSQQVVIEAAKAGSSFVVQGPPGTGKSQTIVNTTLLSRMANL; from the coding sequence ATGAGACAGTCCACTCCAGACGTTCAATACAACCTTGTTCAAAAGATTGCAAAGTGGAAAGCTGGGCTGGCTGACTTGGGGCGAAGAAATCCTCTAATCAAGTTTCGACAAGATAGTCCCCGAACTTTGGAGATTCTGACGGAGGAACCAGATATTGTCTTCCAAAAGCTTAAAGAAGAGAAGAACGCGCTCAATTTTCAAATGCTTGATAGCGAGTATCAAGATACTTTACCGACACAAAAAATTCAAGCATTACCTACAGCCAAAAATCCTCTCGAATTAATTACGCGTCAAACAGGTAACGAGCAACTCAAGCGGTTTAAGAAATTGCGTGCTGAGGCGCGAAAGTCAATCGAAGAACGAGGAGTCAACAGCTTATTCCTAGCACTAGGAACACTGACTTGGTATGACAAGGATAAACCAGAGGATGCTTTACTCTCGCCACTAATTTTAATTCCTGTAGATTTAATTAAAGAGTCTAGACGAGATATATATAAAATATCTGCTTTGGAAGATGATATTGTACTAAATCCAACTTTGGCACTAAAATTAAAGCAAAGTTTTGGAATAGAGCTTCCAGAGATAGAGGCTATACAAGAACTAACTTATGACGAAATTATTACCCAAATTAGAGAACTTTTAGCAGCACAAAAGACATGGGAAATCAAAGAGAATGTATTTCTCTCATTATTCTCTTATGCCAAAGCTGCAATGGTTAGAGACATCATTGAAAATGAAGCTCGAATTTTTTCGCACCCAATTTTGCAAGCAATTAGTGGAGATTTAACTAAATATCAGTCTAGTTATAGAGAACCATTACCCGCATCTGCTTTAGACTCACAAATTAAACCAGAGCGAATATTTCAAATTCTTGATGCTGATTCTAGCCAGCAAGTGGTAATTGAAGCAGCAAAAGCTGGTTCTAGCTTTGTTGTTCAAGGGCCTCCAGGAACAGGAAAAAGTCAAACAATTGTCAATACTACCTTACTTTCAAGAATGGCTAACTTATAA